The genomic region GAGACAAAAAAGTTCTAGACGATATCAATCTTAACATCAGAAAAGGAGAATTCATTACAATTCTCGGGCCTTCCGGATGCGGAAAGACCACACTGATGAGGCTTATTGGAGGTTTTCTTAAAGCCACCGAAGGCAGGATCACAATCGCCGGTGAGGATATGACCTTTACCCCGCCCTATCTAAGGCCCGTGAATACAGTGTTTCAGCGTTATGCACTCTTCCCGCACCTGAATGTGTATAACAACATCGCTTTCGGGCTGAAATTGAAAAAGCTTCCTGAAGCCGAAATCCGTAAAAAGGTGGATCATGTACTGAAAATAGTCACCATGACTGACTATGAAGAAAGAGACGTGGATACCCTTTCAGGCGGACAGCAACAGCGGGTTGCCATTGCAAGGGCCATTGTGAATGAACCGGAAGTGTTACTTCTGGATGAGCCGCTTGCCGCACTGGATCTGAAAATGCGGAAAGACATGCAGATGGAAATCAAGGCCATGCACAAAAAGCTGGGCATAACCTTTGTGTATGTGACGCACGACCAGGAAGAAGCACTCACACTGAGTGATACCATCGTTGTGATGAGGGACGGAGTCATACAGCAAATCGGTACGCCAACCCAGATTTACAATGAACCACAGAATTCGTTTGTTGCCGATTTTATTGGAGAAAGCAATATTCTGAACGGGATCATGATCCACGATTGTCTCGTTGAATTTGCCGGAAGGCAGTTTGATTGTGTAGACAAGGGGTTTGCAGCAAATGAAGAAGTGGATGCGGTTATCCGGCCTGAAGACATCTATATCTTCGACAAACTTGAAGGGGCCCAGTTTACCGGACAGGTAACATCGAGCATATTCAAAGGGGTGCATTACGAAATGATGGTTACCACGCCTGAAGGATACGAATTCATGGTGCAGGATTATAACTGTTTTGATGCCGGAGATACGGTGGGAATGAGGATCAAGCCGTTCGACATCCA from Bacteroidales bacterium harbors:
- a CDS encoding ABC transporter ATP-binding protein, producing MEERTNNSIITVEHLTHAFGDKKVLDDINLNIRKGEFITILGPSGCGKTTLMRLIGGFLKATEGRITIAGEDMTFTPPYLRPVNTVFQRYALFPHLNVYNNIAFGLKLKKLPEAEIRKKVDHVLKIVTMTDYEERDVDTLSGGQQQRVAIARAIVNEPEVLLLDEPLAALDLKMRKDMQMEIKAMHKKLGITFVYVTHDQEEALTLSDTIVVMRDGVIQQIGTPTQIYNEPQNSFVADFIGESNILNGIMIHDCLVEFAGRQFDCVDKGFAANEEVDAVIRPEDIYIFDKLEGAQFTGQVTSSIFKGVHYEMMVTTPEGYEFMVQDYNCFDAGDTVGMRIKPFDIQVMKKERLCNTFAGEVVDKNHVRFLENVFECSDTRGLESGTEVKVKIDFRDIVLHDNEEDGMISGSVSFILYKGNHYHLTVLTPENEHIYLDTNDIWDDGDHVGVSIAPGCINIEA